The Salvelinus fontinalis isolate EN_2023a chromosome 7, ASM2944872v1, whole genome shotgun sequence genomic sequence CACTGGGTTCTGTTACAATACGCTGTACATCAGGACATTGCTCATCATCTGGTAATGAAACATGGCATCTGCTTAACGGAcggcaaaaacaaaacaaacacacaaaacgCATGGAAAGATTTGACATGCAGTTGTTGTTGGAAGCAGACATGAAAAACAAGGTTAGTGACTTAAAAGGAAAGCAGAACCAACATGGAAGACGAAACAAAGATGGCGTGTTCAGGATAGAAACAGAAATTCAGAGAGAAATGGGATGAAACGTGATGAAATATGAaaagtcaaattgccagggtaaaGCACACAGATTTGATCAAACACCACCATCAAAAGGCAGCAGTTTATCATTAGGCTAAAGGTAGCCGCGCTGTTCAGTGTCTTCCATGACAGTAGCGTTATCATGCTAACACACACCTTTAGTTGGGCAGTACAAGCTAGGGTTGACCAAAAGCACCGCACACCAAGCATGCTAGCTACCACCCAGGCGCAGCCTACTACTAAACTGCTAGAGTGAAATGACATCAAAGCACTAGGGCCATGGAGAGATGGGAGATGAAGTCCAATGAGGTGTTCCACAACCTCTTTACCCATGACAAGATGGACTACATAGACTTCACCTCCCAGCTTGCACCTGGGCAAAGTGTTTTACAAATGTTCTCTAGACTAGTAAAGTCGCTTGCTCATTGCTAAGGTTCCACACTAGGTGGCTCTAGTGTTAGAGGCAGTGCTATGAGTAATATTCAGAAGGTGCAGCAGCCCAGAGATCATTAGTCAGTTCAATCAGCCAGCCAGCAGGGGACAGAGTAGACTGAACAACCAGAGTAGCCAGCTTAAGGGACAGGGGACATACCTCGATggcagtgagcttgtccagggggGTCTGGGGGGACATGGCTGGGCTGACATGgctggaggagggggagatggagatggaagAAGAGGTAGAGGAGGCGGAGGTGGGGGAGTGGTGGCTCTGCTGAATAAGGTCTGGCAGCAGGTGAATGCGGCCGGCAAAGCCGTTTTTCTCCTGGTGACCGTTACCAGGACCGGGAGGGGTATGTGCTTGAACGGCTTGACCGTGAGCCACACTGGGACccgaggaggatgaagagacatTGACCACCGGGCGCTTTTTGTCGCCCGCGCTCTGTAACCAAGAACAACCTCAACTTCTATCTCGTTGTTTCCCACTAGTAACTGTACATGATAGTATGCTTTACCAGCAAACAAAGACTCAAAATAGGAAATCAAACAAGATGATAACTGAAACCAGGGGTGgaagtgggtgggtggggggaatATATGGCTTACATTTAGTACTACAGACAAAAGAGAGGAGACATGATAACAACCAGAGGGTCTTCTGCAGTCCTACCTGTCTGATGACCAAGGTGCCATCCTTGGAGGGTGTGGTAAGGTCGTTCTCTGAGTCGTCGTGGGCCAGTAAGGTCTTCAGGGATGCAGTCTCTCCGTTACTCAGACCTCTCCTGGTGTAAACAGTACGTCTCATATTCAAACTCCAATTATTAATAATACATGGGACTTGTATAATCGCACTTTTCAATGACCCAAATGACTCACCTCATACAAGTCTTTCTATACTATATAGTATATATCATATGATCGACTTTTCATGTTGATCTAATATAACATCAAGGTGTGCCGCCCGCTCCATCCAAAAGCCTTTCTTTAAGGCCCAGAGTTCATAAAGCATCAGAGAGTGCTGATCtatgatcagttttgcctttcagatcataatgaatgaGATTACATGGACGGGAGGAAACCTGAGTGCAGACTAAGagactttgtgaatacaggcccaggtCAGAgttgagaggtcagaggtcagggttgtTACGTACCCGGCCCTGGTATCCTCTGCTCCGGAGGTGGACTCGTCTGCTGCGTCCTGGTCCACTTCTTCATCGTCGTCTTCGTCGGTGGTGCCCGACTCCTCGCTGGAGGAGGAGTAGTCTGTCACCTTGTGGGGGGGCCGCACATCCTCCACTGCCCGCAGCTCTTTGGCCAGGGCCGTCAGGTCCTAGAGGTCAGAAGTCAAGGAGGGGTCAAATAAGGCTCTGAATATTTTTTGTACTCCCTTTCCTAATGTCATCACTGATTTAAACCATGTCAGATCACTGACTACTAGTCTTACAGGGGGAGGATGCATGGTCAAAGGATTGAATCATTCCCCATACATTAAGGCCATAACATTAACATCAGTTAAGAGCAAGCCAACATAGGCTACTGAAAACAGCGTGATGTGCCAGGTAACAACTGGACTGGTGATAGAGTAAGAGAAACTGGATTGGGACGGAGCAGGCAGGAGGCAAGAAGACAGCAGGGAGAACGGCAGGTCAGAGGTGCATCGTCAGCCAATCACGTGGCAGccaaggagaggaggaccaatgagGCAAATGGAAAAGCGATGGAATTGGGCACTGAGCTTCTCACAGGACAACCCTCTTCTGAAACGGTTTAGCATACATGGTGGCCCATGCAGTGTGGAAATAAGCATAGCAACAGAGCATGAAATTCTTATGCACGCTTGCTTACCACGTCACCCTATACAATTCCCCCCATAATCACATCGTTGGAGTAATGGGATGCCACAGGTTGTCGTGTCATGGCCCATAGGGAACACCAAAAGATAAGACAATGGGATAGTCAGTCAGTCATACAAACACCACCAcactgttactgtagcaggctgcAGTGCTGGCCTGGTTTACAGCCAGATGCAGGGACCACTACCACAACAGTATGTGGATACAGTCATAAGAGACAGGTTCTTACGGCTGGCCGGTTGGGTCGGGCAAAGTCCTTCTTGTCGTCAGGCTTTTTGGCAGCGTTGTCGGGGCGTTGCAGTGGGGAGCCCTCAGACTTAGACGATgctggaggagaggatggtaAACCAACGTCAGTGGAAGACCTACAAGAAGCTAAATGCAGTATTGTACATCcagtatgctgtgtgtgtgtgtgtgtgtgtgtgtgtgtgtgtgtgtgtgtgtgtgtgttactcacagCGTGCTCTGAACCTCTCCCCAGAGCCGGCCTGGGAGCTGGAGTTGGAAGAGCCAGAGGAGCTGCCACTGCCAGGCCTGGGAACCAGCTTCTCCACTCGGTCCCAGAGCAGACGTGGCTCCGCATTACTGGAAGACAcacaacacaggagagagattgaaaacacacacacacacacacacacacttccccataCCCACCCCACAAACAATTTAACTTTTTCAAACACCACACAGAGTTGACCGCCTACCTGCCGGCGCTCCTCTGTACTGCCTGGTTGCTAGGCGGGGCAGAGGCctggagaggagagtctctgCGTGACAACACAGGGGACCTGGACGTTGTCCTCACTGGAACCTGTGGTAGTCAAGACAGACGCCCTCACACACCTGGCTACAGGAGCAtaaaccaccaccacacagcagGGCCTAGCACCGCTGCATAGCCCCAATCCCTCTTCCCAAATGGGGCTTCTACCCTCCAACTACAAATATATCGCTGGATCATTTTATTCATCTACAAAGACATGGATATTGGTAATGGACCCAGATCATTATTCAATAGCTATGATCTATTATCCCCACCAGGCAGTTCAGGATTTTCCAAACTCAGGAAACCCTGCTCTAGGTATTGGTTTTGGTCGGCCCTCCGTTACATTAGTGAACAGTGAATATGATGGGCATGCATGATGTACACGGTGAAGTACTAGAAGAGGAACTACTCATGAAGCCATGCAGGACCATATGGTGTGTAGTTAGCCAGTGGAAGCACAGCACTGATTGAGTAAAGCTAGTTATTATagggactccagtacagtacactgGGACAATTGCAGCTACAACCAGGAGTTATAATCAGTCACTGATTATACTACTGGACCAGACCACTAGTCTAATCTACCTTATTGTAGCTCTACACTATGCTGTGGGACTTAGCCTTATAATGGCGAAGGCAAAAGCCCACAGTGTAATCCCACTGGTGTTGAATGGGACACCCAGAGAGGCTGTAGACATGGCTAGCTTGCCCTTGAGGGGACCACAGATGGGGGCTGAAAAAGGGGGTCCTCTGGGGTGTCCTTTCTTACCCTGGGGGGCACCTCGTCGCTGGGGCCCGAGGCAGGGGGCTGGGGGTCAGTGCGTGCAGCTGATGGCGCGGCAGCAGAGGGGTGAAGGTGGTGGTTGTGGGGCTCCTGGGAGTGCAGATGGAGATGTGCAAAACTAGGAACCGCGGGTTCACTGAAGGAATGGGAGCGAGACACGACGGGGGGCGGGGCGGCGCTGCTGCTCTTAAGAGCGGCCAGGTGGGACCACTGGAccttccagacagacagacacacagaggggagagaacaggggggaggtaggagggagggggagaaggtcaaaccacagagtgaaggaacagAGATGATGGACATGGCTGAAAACATATGCATATACATGTAACATATGCATATAATAGACATGCATTGCACGTAGACGTCATGCAGTCAGACGTACACATACGAAACCGTCAAACAGGTTCACGCACAAAAACATTTACAGTAATGACAAATAATAGGATAGATGATAGAAAATAGATAGATAATAGATAGATGAAtggcacagtgtgaggggaacggAGATGAGTGAAGGGGAGCCAAGCAGCCAATCACATGCAGCCTCCTCTGGCATCCTGGGTAATGTTTATCACGCCACTGAAGGGACAACCTTTTGCTCAGGTCAATTAGTGGAAGGTTCCAGAAATCGCACTATGACACATAAAAGATATGAGTAGATCTACTGACATCACGGAGCACGTCATTGTATTGGGACCTCTACTAGCTCATCCACAGAGATTCATCATTCCATACCTGTGTGGGTGCTAGAATGGACAACTCGTGGAGACAATGCCTTGCTGTCAGATAACCTACTGTATGGAGAGcagtagatggagagagaggagggaaggatgaGGAGGGGTTTACCTGTGGTTCCATGGGCCGGTGCATGGCAGGCGGAACAGACTCGGAGGAGGAGCTGCCGTTAGAGAATGGTTCGGAGCGGGGGGGCACGGGGGGCTGCTTGGTGGGTGGGGCGCTCTGGGGGGAGCCCTGAATGTTCTTTCGGAAGCGCTCGTCGGCCTGGGAgtgcaggacagacagacagggtcagtGAGGATCAGCAGGGTCAAGGTTGAGGCATTAACGCAACGACAAAATACACAAGGAGAACGAGGAAGAGTCAACACTGAAGCCGACGCCTTGTTATCGACAGGGAGGGAAAGTCTGCTGACATGCACACGAGCCCACCTCAGACAGTCTGTTAATGACATCTTACACCTCCAGGGGGAGTCATCCCAGAgaacacagtctctctctaggacccAGCAGCACACATACATTAGTGTGGGCCTGAGCTGACCACATGCATAACAACCTCTCCAGTCACTTACCTGAAGAGTACAAGGCACAGCCGCATAACAAACCATCACGCTTATTTAGTATGTATGTGAGTGGAAGACaagagcaggaacccggactACTTTGTCTGCTTTTCATCACTGCGGCAGAGACAGCAATACAACTGGTAATTCACAAGAATGTGTGAAGTACTGACAGCTTCGACTTATCACCTACTGCTTAAGGCTATATCAATTCAAGCCTGTTGATTTAAATATTTGTGTTACATTCAGGTATGGCAACTCAACTGTGAATACATATGAAAGAAAATAGATGCATTTTTATGAAATTAATTACAGCTGACTAATGGCAAGAGAAAATGTACCGTGTTTTACGTAATAAAACCATTTGGTCCTAAACGCAAAATGATGTTGACAGAGATCCAGCTTGCAGCGCTTCAGTCTATACTTAGTCTTTTTCTTGCTCAGTCCTCTTAAGATTCAGATACGTCATCCTCAAGACGTTTTAGTAGAGAAGCATCAGATAGTCAAGCAAAGACTAGAGCCAGAAGTGAAGCAACACAGCTGTGCATTAGTTCAGTTTTAGAGAGGTGGTGGTTGTGAGCGACTGGCTTTCTTTTCTctcactgtcctctcctcttaCCCGGAAGGTCAAACAAAATGGTTGGCTGAGAAGTCTATTCGCTAATAATTTTGTGTAGCGCCACCAAATCAGAAACAGACAACGACATTGTTATCCTAGTAAGGTAAAGTTACAGGCTATTTTGTGTCGCATACATTAAACGCAGCGCTACATTGGATTGTGTGAGGTATTAAACACTATTTTAAGACGATAActgaaagaaaaaagaaaaccaTAACTCCAGCTCACACCACCAGGACTAATATAACACGCTGTGTGGGGCAGGCAGCTAGAATAGAAGTAGCAGCAGGAAGCAGGAGAAGGAAGTGATGTTGTGTTGGGGTTCACCTCTCTGATTGGCTGAGGATCACCAAGAGCGTCGCTAGGCTCCGAGTGGTCGGTCTGTGGGGACTTGGGGCCGTCTAGGCCCTCGGTCTGTGAGGGTTTAGTAACATCTGTGGACTGGGTGGCTAGCGCATCGCTATTGTCAGAGGGGGTATTGTCTGAGTCTTCAACACTGTTTGGGGACAGTTTCTGAGGGGTCTTGGTAGTATTATCCCAGGACATGGTTTGTGGGGACTTTGTGGTATCTGAGGACATTCTCCGGGTGGCGTTAGCAGGAACGTTGTCCAGGAAGTGGGTTTGTGGGGACCTAGTGTTATCGCAGGACGTTCTCCGTGAAGCAATAGCATTAACATTGTTGAGGAAGTGGAGTTGTGGTGCTGGGGCTCTATCGCCTACGGGGCCTGGAGACTTTGTCTGAGGGGCTTTGCTAGTACTGTCAGGGGACATTGTCTTGGGGTCTTCAGTCTTTTCGCAGGGCTGCGGTGGTTTATTGTCGTGCTGGAGGGACAGCAGATAGGCCTGCTCCTGCTGCAGACGCTTGTGGAGACGCTCTGCCTTCCGCTGCTCCTCCAGCTCCCTCCATTTGAACTCCTGATGCAGAGTGCGCGGCTGAGTTGAGGCACATTAGACATGGGGGAAAGTGGCTAATGGCATGTATAAGCTAATGCTGCCTTGGGGGGCATTTCTATTAAATTAAGCACTTGAAGACTGGTTCAGCCTAGTTCTATAAAGATGACGTAAACTTGATAAATTAAAGCCTACAAACATGTTAAATAAAGTCTACAATAAGATGCAGATTCTTTCATTTCATTACCcacaaataaattcatgttaCAACCTTCTTTTGCGAGTAATAGAAACAAAGTTGAGGATTGGGTGAATAGTGTTGAATGGTTCAATTTATGGGAAGCAAGACAGAATGGTGAATGCTGAGCAATAAAGAAACAaaaaggtatatatatatacacacacatctctctctcaactaATTTCCTCAGGATGTGAATGTAACCAGAGACACCGACCGAGAAACATAGGAACTCCATCTTCCTGTAGGGTATTTCCGAATGACAAATCTATACAACAGCTAACATCAACTATATATCATACAATATAGCAATAACACCTTGCCTTGATTACCATTTATGTTCTAGAAAAGAGCTTGCTCCTAAATGTGCGATCCAGTCCTGAAAACAGGGTCTTTCTCAGTGGGGTGCAACATTTACAACGTTGTCAATACAAATGTAATAGAATACACCTCCAGACACCATTCCCTGTTCTACTTAACAAAGACTGGGTGTTCTACGTAACCAATTTCTGAACGTCCTGTAACGTTGCACCCTCCTGAACGCGCCCCTGGAAAGTAAGTGGTAGGATGCAAGTTTCTTACCAGGAGCATGGCTTGTTCATGGAGCAGCTGCTGCTGCAGGATCTCCAGGTGCCTCTGCTCCTCTTCCAGCTGCCGACGAATGTACTCCTGTCAATCAAACACAGCCTCCATGATTGGATGAAATACAGGAAGTGACAAAACTGCCCAGCATGTAGGCCAATTAGAGTGCTTCTTGTCACTTAAAGACCTACCTGCTCACGGTCGctcctcctcttttcctcctccgCCCTCCGGCGCTCGTCGTCCTCTTTCCGCCGTCGTTCCATCTCCTCCATGCGCCTCTTCTCCTCCTGCTCGCGGCGGCGCTGCTCGCGCTCCTGCTGCCTCCTCATCTCGCGCTCGCGCCGCTGTTGCTGTGAGGCACCAGGagggggtgacagagagagaacctcAGGGATACGACAGACAGGGAGAGCTGAAATTCTAGTTGGGATTCCCTGTTCAAAGATATTATGAGATATCGCTGCTACTATGGCAATGATTTTCCATAGTAGCAGTGATCTGAATGATTTGAGGAAaacaagagaggatgggaagtcAAATACAGGCTTTGGTGAATTGATCAAGCGAGGAGCAGCTGTCTATAGATCTAGAAATATAGGACGCCTTTCATCCTTGTAATGGCAGtcttctgtgacagcatgggctgCGTCATTGTGGGCTATCCAAGTTCGACCCTCTATGGGGTGATCACAGTTTCTCTGTCCAATCGTGGCTGCAGGATCAACCTACACCCCGCCCATTTCTTCAGACAACAGAACTAGCCAATTAGAGTTATTCAGAGCATGCAGCACCTCACACTGTACTTGAACCCTAAATTCTACATACAAGTTTTACTAAAAACAAAATCAATGAATCAATGTTTATTAACTCTACCTCCTCCAGtcgcctcctctgctccttctGTTGCTCAATGCGTTTCTGTCTCTCGGCCAATAGTTGGCGCTTGTACTCCTCCTGCTCACGGAGCTGCTGCTCCTGCAGGAGCTGCTGTCGGCGCAGCGCCTCCGAGCGCTCCTTGTTCTCCTGCTGCAGCCGGATGAAGTCCTTACGCAGCGTCGACTCCCCCGGCATGTTCACTATGGAGCTGCAGGGTGGACCAGCGGATACGAGGGAATAGTCATTTGGTTCAAGGGAACAGTATGTTAGTTCATGAGTTAATTCAATGGAATGGTGAGTTAGTTCATGATTTTGTTCAAGGGAATAGTTGGTTAGTTTCTGTGTCCGATGGGTGGAGTTGTTTAGCGATTCCAGGTAGGCGTTCACTACACTGGTGGCAGGTGAGGAGTGCTATCCCGCTAGATTGTGAATTGCAAAATGAACTGTGTACATCAACATGTAACACTAAGACATTACCTaggctctccctcttgctctccagcatcctcctcttcctcctcactccCGCTGTACtcatattcagtctcatctgaaaaaCAAGACGTGGATAGTGTGGCAAGACGTAGAAACATGGGCTATTCAGTGTAAATTCAGTGTAAAAGCACATTAAAAAGGCCCAAAGCAGATGTTATGTCAACagcaaataatttctgggtaacaattaagtatgttaatgtgattgttttcaattaaaatggttcttagcaaagagcaatttataCTCCCAAAGTATCTGGGATTGGTCTGAGTTGGGAAAATGGTTTTGAAACAAGCAGAGATTTCAGGcaatcttttcaaacagctcttacactaaaagggcacggtcatcattttcacagtattactttAAGACTCTGTGATTGAACAGGTAGACTCacctttctcccccctcttcttctTGGTGCGGTCGATGTGGTCTTTGAGCTGGATGCGGACCTGCCTCTCGTTGGGCTGGTCCCTGATGAAGGGGTGCTTGAGCAGCTGCTCGGTGGGGGGGCGCTGGTTGTAGTTCTTCACCAGGGAGCCCTCGATGAAGCTGCAAAACTTCTTAGacctgaaaggggggggggggggggtcaagacaGATGAGGTCGCTAATGAGATTACCACCAGCCGTATTACCACCAGTAATCATGTGGACCGAGGGGCTCGTTGTCTGACATAAAATAAATCAATCTTCTACAACCCTCTGACAGACAAACTAAACTTACCGTCAAAAGGGCCTGAGAAACTACAAGTCTGAAATAGGAAGATCCTGTTTTATCCATTTAGACAGAAATCCAGTGAGCCTTTCATAACTTATATACAATGAATATTGTGGGAAAAACCCGTCTCAGAAGAAAAGCGGTCATAATCGTAAATGCACCGGTGCCAGAGGAAAGTCTCAGAGGGTTGAGTTTTCCCCTGGAATGAGGGCTGGGGAGCCTCGCCGTGAGCCAACAGGCCTTCCTCCCATGTGCCACAGCTgttcagagaggaggaggagggaggagagcgagagaggagacctCTAAACCCAGCTGACAGAATCTTGGTAActtaccacttcttagacttgagTCGCGGGGGAGGGTTCCTTGGGATGAGGAAGAGTGCTCGCATCGGATGCATGTCGCACAGCGCTGAAagtgaacacacacaccagaaGGGATAAAGGAGGAAATCCGTATAAACATGACAGCGAGAAAAGCAAAAGACAAGGGCAGAAGGAACCAACAGAGTTGCCATCTAAAAGAGACGATAGAGGTGGGATCTGGGGAAGGTAGGTACTTACGAGGAGCTCCTTCGGCCATTTCAATGGCAGTGATTCCAGTGGACCATAAGTCACTCTGAGAGAAACACAGTGAGAGAGGCATCAGacatagcaacacacacacacacacacacacacacacacacactacatcagtACTGAAGAGCAACATCCTCGACCCCACATCGTACCAGTAGCTAAAGATGTCAAGGAGGACATAGGGGGCAGGTTCATATAAGGGCTAAAACATCTGAGTACTGTGTGGAAGAGGGCGAGGGTCATACTCTGTAGTCGTAGGTGGCCTCAGGGTTCTCGTCACAGGCGATGACTTCGGGCGCCATCCAATAGGGCGTCCCGATGAATGTGTTCCTCCTCCCCACCGTCCGATCCAACTGGGCACTCACGCCAAAGTCCACTGAGAAGACAACCAATCAGAAGAGACAAGTTGAAACTAGTTATATACAACTGCATTGCAGTAAACGCCTAGACAAGGTGACTGGCTAAAATGGCTATGATTTTGGAGCTGAGATTGGTCTAAACCCTGCAGCTGCCAATCAGGGTTGTTGTCCGTAACGTACAAAACATAATGTCACTCACCAAGCTTGACCTCGGCGTTCTCTGTGAGCAGGACGTTCTGTCCCTTGATGTCACGGTGGATGACGTGGTGGGCGTGCAGGTGGGCCAGTccctgaagaggaggagggaggtgtgtagaggtgagaCCACATGTCTAAGACCAGAGCTGAGCATTGATAGAGTTCTATTTACATGTGTATTACGCAATGAACAAGGAGACTGAAGACAGGAAAAGGTAGAAGgaaagaggggatggagggggccGGAGGAGAGGCTCACCCGGAGGATTTCTCTGGAGATGTAGGCGATCCAGTCCTCCTTGAGCTGGTTGCCTTTAGTGTTCTTCACCAGGTCTGTGATGGAGCCCGCCCCACAGAACTCCATCACCAGctacaggaaacacacacacactcagatgaATACATAAGCACTTCTAAGGCTAAATGAGTGGCAAAACAGTAAAAGACTTAGGGATATTGCTCTGACTTATGCTACTGTAGATTTACCAGTTATGATTATTCAGCCATTGGGAAACACTCCTACTAGACACTCACCCACAGTTGGTCATCATGCCCCGGGGGACTCTTCTTGATAAAAGCACCGTAGTACGTGGCAATGTTTCTGTGATGGGAGTACTTCTTGAGCATATTGATCTCCAGTTTGatttcctcttcctcatcctacaggcacacagacaccaTTAGTCATTAGATAAAGAGAGAAGGCCGCAGGAGGAAGACGTCTTAGGAAAACAACTATCGTGTGTGTGGACGGTTACAGATGGATAACAGTCAATCATTTCCCACATTCCACAAAGGCCAAGTCTCGTGAGGGTTGGTAAGTGCCTTTGTAGAGGGGAATTAAACCTTCATTCATTCACGGGCCCCTAAACAATGTGACATCTCGGCTACGCAGTACACACACTGCCCTAACGACTTCTTTGTTTGGGAATTAATGATGTATGTATCtcattgtgtgagtgtgtgtgtgtggtccatgGCAGACAGAATCCATTATACTATCTGTGACCCATCTCTCTGTACGACTTAGGGGTGTGAACATTTAAACTAAATTAAGAAAAATCCCAAACAGAAACGTTTTCTTTCCACAAAATTAAAATCACAGTGCAGTTACATATTATTTTCCGTGTTAGAGTAAATAGGCTGTGAAAGGCCTGGCGAAAgttgtgcaatttaaatagaACCAGAGATGACGAGACGAACTTTAGGCTACTTTGGTGAATTTGCGAATCAAGGAAGACAAGACATTGCGAGAGACAGATTCCCAAGACATATGAGCACGGTTCTGGCTGCCCCCTCTGCCCACTCCCTGGCTCGCCTGCTCTTTCTCTTCTCTAATGATGCGAGTGTGTACGGCATTCCATTGTGAGACACAGCTTTTGATTGCCGATAGAtagtcagaaccgtgcactaggcctgtCTGCCTGGGTCCCAACCTGCCTATACTGTGCACCGCTCCTCTCTCGCCATCCAAGATGCGAGTGTTTGTTTTCACGGAATTACGGCAACAAATCAGTCTCCTCCGTTCTAAAAATACTTAATCTTAGGAGTCACATGGGTGTCGACGTATCAATTATTTTTGAGTCGACTCTCATACATTATGCCATCGTAGTTAACGGATGGAAAAACACAGAAAGGCAAGCGACAGCAGCTAAGCCCTGTATGGCAATactttgagaagttaaatgagaaggaaATGCAAACTTTGTGAGGTGGAATTTaggtacaggtgcaatgcttaaccatctggaAAAGGACTAACCGTGAGACCCAAACCGTTGCTGGCAATAGCGCAGCAGCATTGGGAATTGACGTGGTTTTTTATGAATTTTTCTTATTGTTTAtacagaaaatatattttttaattatttaaAAGACTTTTCATTTGTCACATCCCCAATACAACTGTACATGTATACATCAAATCCCCTCAGCTAAACTGGAATTCCATTAGAGCCCATGCCTACACATTTATTTCCAATTACAGGagataatcttttttttttaattttttatcagGCTTTTCAGCAGTAGAATATGATTTTAATGTGCTATCCCCATTCCCCACATCCATAACCTCCACACACAACCCCTCACAAATCAATGGGGTTTTACACATCCAAGACCTAAACACCCACATaacagcctccctcccccacctcacATGAAAACCGAGGAAGACCGCGAAAGGTCACCCCGCCAGTAGCTAAATCTCTTGTGTTGCAACAACTTAAAGAATGATTAACAGTGACAGTAACTGACACACTGCAAGTGTTAAACCCCAAGCCTTACAGAGAGCCCTGGTGGGAAGGAGGAGTCTGGACGATGGGGACATTAGTGAAGAGCGATACCCAGTTACTGTGCCGTTGGTGGTGCGTTTAAAGATGTACGTAGGTACACGCACACAGTTCTCTTCCACCAGACCCTTCCAGTACCAGCAGGTAGGGGCTGTCTGTCGGCTGTGCAGGCAGCCGTATTGCTGTGCAGGCAGCAGTTTCCCGCAGCTGTTTGTGAACAGGGACAGGCGGCTGGCTGCCTGAGCATTCCTGACAATCACTAGGACAAAAACGAAGGGGGGGGCCTCACTTTTGGGtatgtcattgtccatttagacaGAAATGTACATTTCATTGCCACTATCATTCAAGCGGTTAACTCAGCACCATGTAGGTCAAAGGGTAAAACAATACACAGCATAGCCAGGCATTTAAACTGGGAGAGCAGAGCATGGAGCTGGCTAACAGTGCTGCCCAGGACTGCCAtgcccacctctccctctctcagtaacagTTTGCCAGGACAA encodes the following:
- the LOC129859695 gene encoding mitogen-activated protein kinase kinase kinase kinase 4-like isoform X1, giving the protein MANDSPAKSLVEIDLASLRDPAGIFELVEVVGNGTYGQVYKGRHVKTGQLAAIKVMDVTEDEEEEIKLEINMLKKYSHHRNIATYYGAFIKKSPPGHDDQLWLVMEFCGAGSITDLVKNTKGNQLKEDWIAYISREILRGLAHLHAHHVIHRDIKGQNVLLTENAEVKLVDFGVSAQLDRTVGRRNTFIGTPYWMAPEVIACDENPEATYDYRSDLWSTGITAIEMAEGAPPLCDMHPMRALFLIPRNPPPRLKSKKWSKKFCSFIEGSLVKNYNQRPPTEQLLKHPFIRDQPNERQVRIQLKDHIDRTKKKRGEKDETEYEYSGSEEEEEDAGEQEGEPSSIVNMPGESTLRKDFIRLQQENKERSEALRRQQLLQEQQLREQEEYKRQLLAERQKRIEQQKEQRRRLEEQQRREREMRRQQEREQRRREQEEKRRMEEMERRRKEDDERRRAEEEKRRSDREQEYIRRQLEEEQRHLEILQQQLLHEQAMLLADERFRKNIQGSPQSAPPTKQPPVPPRSEPFSNGSSSSESVPPAMHRPMEPQVQWSHLAALKSSSAAPPPVVSRSHSFSEPAVPSFAHLHLHSQEPHNHHLHPSAAAPSAARTDPQPPASGPSDEVPPRVPVRTTSRSPVLSRRDSPLQASAPPSNQAVQRSAGSNAEPRLLWDRVEKLVPRPGSGSSSGSSNSSSQAGSGERFRARSSSKSEGSPLQRPDNAAKKPDDKKDFARPNRPADLTALAKELRAVEDVRPPHKVTDYSSSSEESGTTDEDDDEEVDQDAADESTSGAEDTRAGRGLSNGETASLKTLLAHDDSENDLTTPSKDGTLVIRQSAGDKKRPVVNVSSSSSGPSVAHGQAVQAHTPPGPGNGHQEKNGFAGRIHLLPDLIQQSHHSPTSASSTSSSISISPSSSHVSPAMSPQTPLDKLTAIETQSASNTMQKHKSSSSFTPFIDPRLLQVSPSSGSSLNNMAAFGNDGRLVDALRADPSRKGSVVNVNPVNTRPQSDTPEIRKYKKRFNSEILCAALWGVNLLVGTESGLMLLDRSGQGKVYPLISRRRIQQMDVLEGLNVLVTISGKKNKLRVYYLSWLRNKILHNDPEVEKKQGWVTVGELEGCVHYKVVKYERIKFLVLALKNSVEVYAWAPKPYHKFMAFKSFGDLVHKPLLVDLTVEEGQRLKVIYGSSNGFHAVDVDSGAVYDIYLPTHIQTNIQSHAIIILPNTDGIELLVCYEDEGVYVNTYGRITKDVVLQWGEMPTSVAYIRSNQIMGWGEKAIEIRSVETGHLDGVFMHKRAQRLKFLCERNDKVFFASVRSGGSSQVYFMTLGRTSLLSW